The following proteins are encoded in a genomic region of Galbibacter sp. BG1:
- a CDS encoding efflux RND transporter permease subunit codes for MLNKSIKFLIENKLVALLFLILFTGWGIINAPFNWDTGFLPNNPVAVDAIPDIGENQQIVSTAWEGRSPQDVEDQITYPLTSAIMGIPGVKTIRSSSMFGLSNIYIIFEENVEFYWSRSRILEKLNSLPNGLLPPGVSPALGPDATGLGQVFWYTLEGRDENGNVTGGWDLNELRSIQDYYVKYGLAGASGVSEVASIGGFVQEYQIDVDPELLRQYNINLSEVVNAVRKSNKEIGAQTLEINKVEYLVRGIGYVKSVSDLENAVVTSKEYTSIRVKDVAKVFLGPEARRGILDKEGAEVVGGVVVSRYGANPMEVISNVKQKINELSVGLPSKKLKDGRVSKLTIVPFYDRSNLIQETLHTLDEALTLEILVTILVIVVMVFNLRASILISGLLPIAVLMVFISMKLFNVDANIVALSGIAIAIGTMVDVGVILSENIIRHLEASKENETINNIVYKATAEVSGAIVTAVLTTIISFIPVFTMIGAEGKLFRPLAFTKTMALTASILVALFLIPPFAAFLFRKRTWKGNWKLITNAILIIFGAFTVISGYLIGLSLIAYGTISLLRIKNKIDSEKAGWYQILITTLTIVALLASYWRPLGFDRNWILNLLFVAIICFGLLGVFKIFSTYYTRILTWAMEHKLVFLSIPSVLVVLGAIIMLNTGKEFMPSLNEGTFLLMPTSLPHAGIEENKRVLQQLDMAVANIPEIETVVGKAGRTNSAIDPAPLSMYENIIQYKPEYMLNANGNQQRYKVNDQGLFEQKDGRLIPDGTNSEAKIYITNKNLIEDKNGAYFRNWRSHIQSPDDIWDEIVAATKLPGVTSAPKLQPIETRLVMLQTGMRAPMGIKVKGADLKIIEDFGIKLEGILKSTKGVKKEAVFADRIIGKPYLLIDIDREKIARYGISIDKVQEILEVAIGGKVLSKTVEGRERYNIRVRYPRELRSHPADLEKIYVPVENGNSVPLKELAEIRYEKGPQVIKSEDTFLVGYVLFDKQDGYAEVDVIENAQKTIENSIASGELNIPNGISYEFTGTYENQLRAEKTLSLVVPLVLIIIFLILYFQFRSVSTSLMVFCGIAVAFAGGFILIWLYGQPWFLNFNFFGENLRDLFQMHTINLSVAVWVGFIALFGIATDDGVVMATYLKQTFSRRQPENIQEIRKAVVAAGEKRIRPCLMTTATTLLALLPVLTSTGRGSDIMIPMAIPSFGGMLIALITLFIVPVLYGWRKERELNSIKSSEK; via the coding sequence ATGCTGAACAAAAGCATTAAATTTTTAATTGAAAACAAACTCGTTGCCTTATTATTTCTCATACTTTTTACAGGTTGGGGAATTATAAATGCACCCTTTAATTGGGATACGGGTTTCCTACCAAATAATCCAGTAGCGGTAGATGCCATCCCAGATATTGGAGAAAACCAACAAATTGTCTCCACTGCTTGGGAAGGTAGATCCCCGCAAGATGTGGAAGATCAAATAACGTATCCTCTTACCTCAGCAATAATGGGAATTCCAGGTGTAAAAACCATTCGGAGTTCGTCTATGTTTGGTCTCTCCAATATTTATATCATTTTTGAGGAAAATGTTGAATTTTATTGGAGCCGAAGCAGAATTTTAGAAAAACTAAACTCCCTACCAAATGGATTGCTTCCCCCTGGGGTGAGTCCGGCTTTAGGACCAGATGCAACGGGACTTGGTCAAGTATTTTGGTACACCCTCGAAGGCAGGGATGAAAATGGTAATGTTACTGGCGGATGGGATCTCAACGAGCTTAGAAGCATTCAGGATTACTATGTAAAATACGGGCTGGCCGGAGCAAGTGGTGTTTCAGAAGTAGCGTCTATTGGAGGCTTTGTTCAGGAATATCAAATAGATGTAGATCCCGAGTTGCTAAGGCAATATAATATCAACCTTTCCGAGGTGGTAAATGCCGTAAGGAAAAGCAACAAAGAAATTGGAGCACAAACCTTAGAAATCAATAAGGTGGAATACCTTGTTCGAGGTATAGGTTACGTAAAATCTGTTAGCGATCTCGAAAATGCTGTGGTAACATCCAAAGAATACACCTCAATTAGAGTAAAAGATGTAGCTAAGGTTTTCTTAGGGCCAGAAGCACGCCGGGGAATTCTTGATAAAGAAGGTGCAGAGGTAGTGGGAGGTGTGGTAGTCTCGCGATACGGTGCGAACCCTATGGAAGTAATTTCCAACGTAAAACAAAAAATTAATGAATTAAGTGTAGGATTACCTTCCAAAAAGTTAAAAGATGGACGTGTCTCTAAACTTACCATTGTTCCATTTTACGATCGTAGTAATCTTATTCAAGAAACCCTGCACACCCTCGATGAGGCGCTAACGCTGGAGATTTTGGTTACCATTTTAGTTATTGTGGTCATGGTTTTTAATCTTCGGGCATCTATTTTAATAAGTGGCTTACTCCCCATTGCAGTACTCATGGTTTTTATTTCCATGAAACTTTTTAACGTAGATGCCAATATTGTAGCCTTATCTGGTATTGCTATCGCCATAGGAACCATGGTAGATGTAGGAGTTATTTTGTCTGAAAATATTATCCGCCATCTGGAAGCATCAAAAGAAAACGAAACTATCAATAACATTGTCTATAAGGCCACTGCCGAAGTTTCTGGTGCCATTGTAACAGCTGTTCTTACAACCATTATCAGTTTTATCCCTGTTTTCACGATGATAGGCGCAGAAGGAAAACTTTTTAGACCGCTTGCTTTTACCAAAACCATGGCGCTTACCGCCTCTATATTGGTAGCTCTATTCTTAATCCCTCCTTTTGCGGCTTTTTTGTTCAGAAAAAGAACATGGAAAGGAAATTGGAAACTCATAACTAATGCAATTCTTATCATTTTTGGTGCTTTTACTGTAATTAGCGGTTATTTAATAGGACTTTCTTTAATCGCTTACGGAACTATTTCACTGCTTCGGATAAAAAATAAAATTGATAGTGAAAAAGCGGGTTGGTACCAGATTTTAATCACAACACTCACTATTGTGGCCTTGTTGGCCTCCTATTGGCGTCCACTAGGGTTTGATAGAAATTGGATACTTAACTTACTATTTGTAGCAATAATTTGTTTCGGTTTGCTTGGAGTTTTTAAGATTTTCAGCACCTATTACACCCGTATACTCACTTGGGCGATGGAACACAAATTAGTCTTTCTCTCCATTCCCAGCGTTTTGGTTGTTCTTGGAGCCATAATTATGCTGAATACCGGAAAAGAATTTATGCCTTCCCTTAACGAGGGAACCTTTTTACTAATGCCCACTTCCCTGCCCCATGCCGGAATTGAAGAAAATAAAAGGGTTTTGCAGCAGTTGGATATGGCGGTGGCCAATATTCCAGAAATTGAAACCGTAGTAGGGAAAGCCGGAAGAACGAATTCTGCAATAGATCCTGCTCCTCTTTCTATGTATGAAAACATTATACAGTACAAGCCGGAATATATGCTGAATGCAAATGGGAACCAGCAACGATACAAAGTTAATGACCAAGGCCTTTTCGAACAAAAAGACGGCCGGTTAATACCCGATGGAACCAATTCTGAAGCTAAAATATACATTACAAACAAAAACCTAATTGAAGATAAGAACGGTGCTTATTTTAGAAATTGGCGAAGTCATATTCAATCCCCAGACGATATTTGGGACGAAATTGTAGCGGCAACCAAACTACCGGGGGTTACTTCTGCACCTAAACTCCAACCTATTGAAACACGTTTGGTTATGCTTCAAACAGGTATGCGTGCTCCCATGGGAATTAAAGTAAAAGGCGCAGATTTAAAAATCATTGAAGACTTCGGTATTAAACTGGAAGGAATCCTTAAATCGACCAAAGGAGTTAAAAAAGAAGCCGTATTTGCAGATCGAATTATAGGGAAACCTTATTTGTTAATAGATATTGATAGGGAAAAAATAGCCCGATATGGAATTTCAATAGATAAGGTACAGGAAATCCTTGAGGTGGCCATTGGTGGCAAAGTGCTCAGCAAAACCGTGGAAGGCCGGGAAAGGTACAACATTCGGGTGCGCTACCCTAGGGAATTGAGAAGCCACCCAGCAGATTTAGAAAAAATATATGTCCCAGTAGAAAATGGAAATTCAGTACCGCTAAAAGAACTTGCCGAAATACGTTATGAAAAAGGGCCACAAGTTATTAAAAGCGAAGACACTTTTTTGGTGGGATATGTATTATTTGATAAACAAGATGGTTACGCAGAAGTGGACGTGATAGAAAATGCCCAAAAAACAATAGAAAATTCTATTGCTTCTGGCGAGCTTAACATTCCCAATGGGATTAGTTACGAATTTACGGGAACTTATGAAAATCAGCTGCGTGCTGAAAAAACGCTTTCTTTGGTAGTGCCGTTGGTGCTTATAATCATTTTTCTAATTCTTTATTTTCAATTTAGATCGGTTTCCACCTCGCTTATGGTATTCTGTGGTATAGCAGTGGCTTTTGCTGGTGGTTTTATTCTTATTTGGTTATACGGTCAACCTTGGTTTTTAAACTTTAATTTCTTTGGGGAAAACCTTCGGGATTTATTTCAAATGCATACCATTAATTTGAGTGTTGCCGTATGGGTAGGTTTTATAGCGCTTTTTGGTATCGCAACCGATGACGGGGTCGTAATGGCAACCTATTTAAAGCAAACCTTTAGCAGGCGTCAACCAGAAAACATACAAGAAATACGAAAGGCTGTTGTTGCTGCAGGGGAAAAACGCATACGCCCTTGTTTAATGACCACCGCCACCACCCTTTTGGCATTACTCCCTGTATTGACTTCTACCGGAAGGGGAAGTGATATTATGATCCCCATGGCCATCCCAAGTTTTGGCGGGATGCTCATTGCGCTTATTACGCTGTTTATAGTTCCAGTGCTATACGGTTGGAGAAAAGAGAGGGAGTTAAATTCCATAAAATCAAGCGAAAAATAA
- a CDS encoding efflux RND transporter periplasmic adaptor subunit: protein MRKNVIYLIIAAVVGLFVGYLLFGTNPNEQPTGHSHETSEGMWTCSMHPQIMKTEPGDCPICGMDLIPASNTKDSLDVNQFKMTENAMALANIQTSVIGNSSIENEVISLSGKIEPNEDQTYTQSAHFNGRIEKLYVKTLGEKVHKGQSLAVVYSPELVSAQQELITASKIKESQPRLFEAVKNKFKNWMIPEKEINEIVNTGTVKTRLTIYSHISGVVTSLNMSEGGHIMDGMAIFQTANLNSVWAVFDAYEKQVSVLNEGQNITIRSNAYPNDSIQTTISYIDPILDAQTRTVNVRAVLQNKGNELKPGMFVEGSVTLNNRRKTAEVSLTIPKSAVLWTGKRSVVYVKTGQSPPTFQMREIVLGNHSGEFYTVLNGLQPGEEVVTQGTFTVDAAAQLQGKNSMMNR from the coding sequence ATGAGAAAGAATGTAATTTATCTTATCATAGCAGCAGTAGTTGGTCTCTTTGTTGGGTACCTCCTTTTTGGTACAAACCCAAATGAGCAGCCAACAGGGCACAGCCATGAAACATCGGAAGGAATGTGGACATGCTCCATGCATCCACAAATTATGAAAACAGAACCCGGCGATTGTCCCATTTGCGGCATGGATCTTATCCCCGCCAGCAATACAAAGGACTCTCTAGATGTCAATCAATTTAAAATGACTGAAAATGCGATGGCCCTTGCCAACATTCAAACCAGTGTTATAGGAAATTCCAGCATTGAAAATGAAGTAATATCACTTTCAGGAAAAATAGAACCAAACGAAGATCAAACTTATACCCAATCGGCTCATTTTAATGGTAGAATAGAAAAATTATATGTAAAAACCCTTGGCGAAAAAGTGCATAAAGGACAATCTCTTGCCGTGGTTTATTCTCCGGAATTGGTAAGTGCCCAGCAAGAGCTTATTACAGCTTCTAAAATAAAAGAATCTCAACCAAGATTGTTTGAGGCCGTGAAAAACAAATTCAAGAATTGGATGATTCCAGAAAAGGAGATAAACGAAATTGTAAATACAGGAACAGTGAAAACCAGACTTACCATCTACTCCCATATTTCTGGGGTGGTTACCAGTTTAAATATGTCTGAAGGTGGACATATTATGGATGGAATGGCTATTTTTCAAACAGCTAATTTAAATTCGGTATGGGCGGTTTTTGATGCCTATGAAAAACAGGTTTCAGTATTAAATGAAGGTCAAAATATAACCATTCGTTCCAATGCGTACCCCAACGATTCCATACAAACAACCATCAGTTATATCGATCCTATTTTAGATGCACAAACCAGAACGGTTAACGTAAGGGCGGTTTTGCAAAACAAAGGAAACGAATTAAAACCTGGTATGTTTGTAGAAGGCTCAGTAACTTTAAATAATAGGCGGAAAACAGCGGAAGTATCCCTTACCATTCCCAAATCGGCAGTATTATGGACAGGCAAACGCTCTGTAGTCTATGTAAAAACAGGACAAAGTCCGCCAACTTTTCAAATGAGAGAGATTGTCTTAGGAAATCATTCTGGGGAATTTTATACCGTTTTAAACGGACTCCAACCAGGTGAGGAAGTAGTTACTCAAGGAACTTTCACTGTCGATGCTGCTGCCCAACTGCAGGGTAAGAACTCCATGATGAATAGATAG
- a CDS encoding permease, with amino-acid sequence MNTFLKQWGEAAYTTIGFFWMALWAFILGYIISSMIQIFITEKRMQETMGKDESKSVLLGTFFGFISSSCSFAALASTKSLFKKGASFVSSIAFLLASTNLVIELGIIISIFLGWQFVVGEYVGGLLLILICWILIRIINPIKLIEKAKKNLESNDGNDEKDASQDWKKQIQKEESWARVSKKYKMEWQMVWKDVTVGFTIAGIVAAFVPDSFFQTLFINSGNGNTDFTFLEILEHVIVGPIAAFLTFIGSMGNIPLAALLFGKGVSFAGVMAFIFSDLVVFPVLRINAKYYGWKMSLFILFLLFTALIGTSLALHYAFDLLHTLPDPSQVKIQDTKYFKVDYTFFLNIAFLGISGYLIYLGFYKKKDVKHSMSEMAPKSQLLETILKFAAFICYAWLTGGLMVKYFMN; translated from the coding sequence ATGAATACTTTTCTAAAACAGTGGGGAGAAGCTGCCTATACTACCATCGGATTTTTCTGGATGGCGCTTTGGGCATTTATCTTAGGTTACATCATCAGTAGTATGATTCAGATTTTCATCACCGAAAAACGAATGCAGGAAACAATGGGTAAAGACGAATCCAAAAGTGTGCTTTTGGGTACATTTTTCGGTTTTATAAGCAGTTCATGTAGTTTTGCGGCACTGGCATCCACTAAATCCCTTTTTAAGAAAGGAGCTAGTTTTGTCTCCTCCATTGCCTTTTTATTGGCTTCTACTAATTTGGTAATCGAGCTGGGAATTATTATTTCCATATTTCTAGGATGGCAATTTGTAGTTGGGGAATATGTTGGAGGACTTTTATTGATTCTCATCTGCTGGATTCTCATTAGAATTATAAATCCAATAAAACTTATTGAAAAAGCTAAGAAAAATCTTGAAAGTAATGATGGCAACGATGAAAAGGATGCTTCTCAAGATTGGAAAAAACAGATTCAAAAAGAAGAAAGCTGGGCTAGGGTTTCCAAAAAATATAAAATGGAATGGCAAATGGTATGGAAAGACGTAACCGTTGGCTTTACCATCGCGGGAATTGTTGCGGCATTTGTGCCAGATTCATTTTTCCAAACACTCTTTATAAACAGTGGCAATGGAAATACAGATTTTACTTTTCTGGAAATACTTGAACACGTAATCGTTGGACCCATAGCCGCATTTTTAACATTTATTGGTTCTATGGGAAATATTCCGTTGGCAGCATTACTATTTGGAAAAGGTGTAAGTTTTGCGGGTGTAATGGCATTTATATTCAGTGATTTAGTTGTTTTCCCAGTATTGAGAATCAATGCAAAATATTATGGTTGGAAGATGTCTTTGTTTATACTGTTCTTACTTTTTACGGCATTGATTGGAACTTCACTGGCGCTGCATTATGCTTTCGACTTATTGCATACTTTGCCAGATCCCTCTCAAGTTAAAATACAGGATACCAAGTACTTTAAAGTTGATTATACATTCTTTCTGAATATAGCCTTTTTGGGTATTTCGGGATATCTTATCTATTTGGGATTTTATAAGAAAAAAGATGTGAAACATTCCATGAGTGAAATGGCTCCCAAAAGCCAATTACTTGAAACTATTTTGAAATTTGCGGCCTTTATTTGCTATGCATGGCTTACCGGTGGATTGATGGTTAAATATTTTATGAACTAA
- a CDS encoding DUF3347 domain-containing protein, with protein MKTNKIISGVLAVTLIFTMGVSCKNSNSDSKDSNGSILFKNDLTEKTFDHYNELKTALTQGNASEAKKAGKALSETISNNYLEVSELSKEIATSENIETQRMAFSKLTEAIQPIFESNISEGEIYKQYCPMAFNNTGASWFSTSKKIENPYLEDMAKCGSIKEVIK; from the coding sequence ATGAAAACAAATAAGATTATCTCAGGAGTTTTAGCAGTTACTTTAATATTTACAATGGGAGTTTCCTGTAAAAATTCCAATAGTGATTCAAAGGATTCCAATGGATCCATTTTATTTAAAAACGATTTAACGGAAAAGACATTTGATCATTATAATGAACTCAAAACAGCGTTGACGCAAGGGAATGCTTCCGAAGCTAAAAAAGCAGGAAAAGCACTTTCTGAAACGATTAGTAATAATTATTTAGAGGTTTCAGAATTAAGCAAGGAAATAGCAACTAGCGAAAATATTGAGACGCAACGTATGGCTTTTTCTAAACTTACCGAGGCGATACAACCTATTTTTGAATCTAATATTTCTGAAGGTGAGATCTACAAACAATATTGCCCAATGGCCTTTAACAATACAGGGGCTTCTTGGTTTTCCACTTCCAAGAAAATTGAAAATCCGTATTTGGAGGATATGGCAAAATGCGGTTCGATAAAAGAGGTGATAAAATAA
- a CDS encoding TolC family protein has product MKNTLHKIFTLAFFGMAFTTNAQDLNNYIEEALENNPEIQSYRLQYEIAEEKLNEASTLGNTEFGAGYFVSEPETRTGPQRFKLSVKQMLPWFGTITARENYASSLAESSYTEIAIAKRKLALSIAQSYYKLFALQANQKVLQEQIDLIQNYQQLALTGVEVGKTSAVKVFQLQIRENELEKEQKVFQQEYMAEQSVFNSLLNKNNKTIVVTENLEIPEISDEIKRDSLTLHPELLKYDALYNSIARAEMLNQKVGSPNLGIGVDYINVSERTDMDVVDNGKDIFMPMVTLSIPIFNKTIQSKTVQNQLQQEEIEAKKIAKLNELNSYLDQAVSNRTNARIDFETQLKNLEQTKNAEEILIRNYETERMNFDDLLDILDLQLQIQLKKIAAIKKYYTASAILNYITNI; this is encoded by the coding sequence ATGAAAAACACATTACATAAAATCTTCACCCTTGCATTCTTTGGTATGGCCTTTACAACAAATGCCCAAGATTTAAATAACTATATTGAAGAAGCGCTGGAGAACAATCCCGAAATTCAGTCGTATCGATTGCAGTATGAAATTGCCGAAGAAAAACTAAACGAAGCTAGCACCTTAGGCAATACAGAGTTTGGAGCTGGCTATTTTGTAAGTGAACCTGAAACCCGAACGGGACCACAGCGTTTTAAACTCTCTGTTAAGCAAATGTTACCTTGGTTTGGAACCATTACTGCAAGGGAAAATTATGCGAGTTCTTTAGCAGAAAGTTCTTATACCGAAATTGCGATAGCGAAACGAAAATTGGCACTTTCCATCGCACAGTCGTATTACAAATTATTTGCCTTGCAGGCCAATCAAAAAGTGCTTCAGGAACAAATTGATCTCATACAAAACTATCAACAGTTGGCATTAACTGGCGTTGAAGTGGGAAAAACTTCTGCAGTAAAGGTTTTTCAGCTTCAAATAAGGGAAAATGAGCTGGAAAAAGAGCAAAAGGTGTTTCAGCAAGAATATATGGCAGAACAATCGGTATTTAATTCCCTATTGAATAAAAATAACAAGACTATCGTAGTAACTGAAAATTTGGAAATCCCTGAAATATCAGATGAAATTAAGAGAGACAGTTTAACACTACATCCCGAACTCTTAAAATACGATGCGCTTTACAATTCCATTGCACGTGCAGAAATGCTAAATCAAAAAGTTGGGAGCCCGAATTTAGGCATTGGAGTCGACTATATAAATGTATCGGAACGTACCGATATGGATGTAGTAGACAATGGAAAAGATATTTTTATGCCGATGGTTACCCTCTCCATTCCCATTTTTAATAAAACGATTCAATCCAAAACAGTTCAAAATCAATTACAACAAGAAGAAATAGAAGCAAAAAAAATTGCTAAATTAAATGAATTAAACTCTTATTTAGACCAAGCGGTCTCCAATAGAACGAATGCGAGAATTGATTTTGAAACCCAGTTAAAAAACTTGGAACAGACTAAAAACGCTGAAGAAATATTGATTAGGAATTACGAAACGGAAAGGATGAATTTTGATGACCTTTTAGACATTCTAGATCTTCAGTTGCAAATACAATTAAAAAAGATCGCGGCCATTAAAAAATATTATACAGCAAGTGCAATTCTTAATTATATAACAAACATTTAA
- a CDS encoding heavy metal translocating P-type ATPase codes for MKHTYYIQGMTCNGCKNHVEQTLSKVDGVKVVSVNLEAGTAEIEMENHLSIEKFQEALKKDGGRYGIHKNKEKKSCCDTANSEKSDPSKKGTGVFYCPMNCEGEKTYDQPGDCPVCGMDLVEEQQINSANDTVFTCPMHPEIEKEQPGDCPICGMELVPKALNLSSEEKNYKKLKRKFWIALAFTLPIFIIAMSDMIPNNPLYKIMALRHWNYIQFALSIPVVFWATWMFFERAYKSLKTWNLNMFTLIGIGAGIAWLFSVFAIIFPDFFPAQFKTESGTVHIYFESATVILTLVLFGQLLEARAHSKTNSAVKELLKLAPNKAIRIKNGNEEEISIDDIQVEDILKVKPGDKIPVDGTITEGGTSIDESMITGEPIPVSKTQGDTVRSGTINGNQSFLMRAEKVGDQTLLSQIIQMVNNASRSKAPIQKLADKISAYFVPIIVIISGITFAVWAIWGPAPSYVYALINAIAVLIIACPCALGLATPMSVMVGVGKGAQSGILIKNAEALETMAKVNTLIIDKTGTITEGKPTVERLVITDDKISEKEALKYIVSVNSNSEHPLASATVNYGKEKDITPTETSNFNAINGKGVEATVDDKEIKLGNEKLMASVKATISEKVKNQAKGFQDQGKTVSYLAVENIVIGFIVISDKIKETSKEAIRELQENGIEVIMLTGDNKNTAKAVATELNLTDYAAEMLPEDKLKHVEKLQNENKVVAVAGDGINDAPALAKSDVGIAMGTGTDVAIESAAITLVKGDLHGIVKARILSEKVMKNIQQNLFFALVYNTIGIPIAAGVLFPLFGLLLSPMIAALAMSFSSVSVIANALRLRNAKIE; via the coding sequence ATGAAACACACATATTACATACAAGGAATGACCTGTAATGGGTGCAAAAACCACGTAGAACAAACTCTTTCTAAGGTAGACGGAGTGAAAGTGGTTAGTGTTAATTTAGAAGCAGGCACCGCAGAAATCGAAATGGAAAATCATCTTTCTATCGAAAAATTTCAAGAAGCTCTAAAAAAAGATGGGGGACGCTATGGCATTCATAAAAACAAGGAAAAAAAATCTTGCTGTGATACGGCTAACAGCGAAAAAAGCGATCCCAGTAAAAAAGGAACAGGTGTGTTTTATTGCCCTATGAATTGCGAAGGAGAAAAAACTTACGATCAACCAGGGGATTGCCCAGTTTGCGGAATGGATTTGGTAGAAGAGCAACAGATCAATTCAGCAAATGATACTGTTTTTACTTGCCCTATGCACCCCGAAATTGAAAAAGAACAACCCGGGGATTGCCCCATTTGCGGAATGGAACTGGTACCAAAAGCTCTTAATCTATCATCGGAAGAGAAAAACTACAAAAAGTTAAAACGTAAATTTTGGATCGCACTAGCCTTTACCTTACCTATTTTTATTATTGCCATGTCTGATATGATTCCCAACAATCCTCTCTACAAAATTATGGCGCTAAGGCATTGGAACTATATACAGTTTGCCCTTTCCATACCTGTAGTGTTCTGGGCGACTTGGATGTTTTTTGAACGTGCTTACAAATCCCTTAAAACTTGGAACCTCAATATGTTTACCTTAATTGGGATTGGAGCGGGAATTGCATGGCTTTTTAGCGTGTTCGCTATTATTTTCCCAGATTTTTTTCCAGCACAATTTAAAACTGAAAGTGGTACTGTTCATATATATTTTGAGTCTGCCACGGTAATATTGACTTTAGTGCTATTCGGGCAATTATTGGAAGCCCGAGCGCATAGTAAAACCAATTCTGCGGTCAAAGAACTTCTAAAACTCGCTCCCAATAAAGCGATTCGCATAAAAAACGGAAACGAAGAAGAAATTTCTATCGATGATATCCAAGTGGAAGATATCCTGAAGGTAAAACCAGGTGATAAAATTCCAGTTGACGGTACGATAACCGAAGGCGGAACTTCTATTGATGAATCTATGATTACGGGAGAACCTATCCCAGTTTCTAAAACCCAGGGAGATACGGTGAGAAGTGGCACCATAAACGGGAACCAGTCTTTTTTAATGAGAGCTGAAAAAGTAGGCGACCAAACCTTGCTTTCCCAGATCATTCAAATGGTGAATAATGCCAGCCGTAGCAAAGCCCCGATCCAAAAATTAGCCGATAAAATTTCCGCTTATTTCGTTCCTATTATTGTAATTATATCGGGTATTACATTTGCGGTTTGGGCTATTTGGGGGCCTGCTCCCTCTTATGTTTACGCGCTTATAAATGCCATTGCAGTGCTTATTATAGCCTGCCCATGTGCCCTCGGTCTTGCCACGCCTATGTCTGTTATGGTAGGTGTTGGTAAAGGAGCCCAATCGGGGATTTTAATAAAAAATGCAGAAGCTTTGGAAACCATGGCTAAGGTAAATACGCTTATTATCGACAAAACTGGAACCATAACCGAAGGGAAACCAACGGTGGAAAGATTGGTGATTACAGATGATAAAATTTCTGAAAAAGAAGCCTTAAAATATATAGTTTCTGTCAATAGCAATAGCGAACACCCATTGGCATCAGCAACAGTTAATTATGGAAAAGAAAAGGATATAACCCCAACTGAAACATCAAATTTTAATGCGATAAACGGAAAAGGTGTTGAAGCGACTGTAGATGATAAAGAAATAAAACTTGGAAACGAAAAGTTAATGGCTTCCGTTAAGGCAACAATCTCAGAAAAAGTAAAAAATCAAGCAAAAGGATTTCAGGACCAAGGTAAAACAGTTTCTTATCTCGCTGTAGAAAATATTGTAATTGGATTTATTGTAATTAGCGACAAAATAAAAGAAACGAGCAAAGAGGCGATTCGGGAACTTCAAGAAAATGGTATTGAAGTTATCATGCTTACTGGAGATAACAAAAACACTGCCAAAGCAGTTGCTACCGAACTTAATTTAACCGATTATGCTGCGGAAATGCTTCCGGAGGACAAGCTAAAACATGTGGAGAAACTGCAAAATGAAAATAAGGTAGTAGCGGTTGCAGGAGATGGAATTAACGATGCCCCTGCCCTAGCTAAGAGCGATGTGGGTATAGCTATGGGAACCGGTACCGATGTAGCCATAGAAAGTGCAGCCATTACATTGGTTAAAGGAGATTTACACGGAATTGTAAAAGCGCGGATTCTCAGTGAAAAAGTGATGAAAAACATTCAGCAAAACCTATTTTTTGCATTGGTCTATAATACTATTGGTATTCCTATAGCCGCGGGTGTATTATTTCCACTATTTGGTTTATTGTTGTCGCCGATGATTGCGGCTTTAGCTATGAGTTTTAGCTCGGTATCGGTAATAGCAAATGCCTTGCGCTTAAGAAATGCCAAAATTGAATAA